ACCGCGCACCGCGCCCGTCGGTCCGGTCAGCACGGCCGTGACCGCCTGCCCCGGGTGGAGGCTCGCTCCGGCATCGCGGGCCGCGCGGACGAGATGGGCCGCGGCCAGGGCGGGCTGGACCTGGGCGTCCTGCGGGTAGAGGAATCCTCCGGCGAGCCCGGATGCCAAGTGCGGCTCGATCGCCTGCAGTTCTTCGGCCGCCACCGCGGTGGCCCGGACTCCTGCCGCCCGCTGCCCGGCGGCGGTCACGGTCAGGGTGGCCAGCGACTCGGGGCCCGCCGCGACGACCAGCCCGCCCTTCTGCTCGAACTCGACGGCGGAGGGCAGCACTTCGGCCAGCTCGCGCCAGAGTGCGGCGGACAGGAGCGCGAGGTCCAGCTCCGGGCCCGGCACCTTGTCGGAGACCAGGAGGTTCCCCTCCCCCGCCCCGGTGGTGCCACCGGCCACCGGTCCGCTGTCCACCACCGCGACCGAAAGTCCGGACCGGGCGGCGTAGTACGCGCAGGCGGCACCGACCACTCCGGCGCCGACGACGACCACGTCGAAACGCTGTCTCGTGAACACGTCAGTAATATGTCACATTGCTCAGGGGTCGCCAAGGGGGCGTCAGACACCTTCATCTGACGTCCCGTCACCGACGCCGGGTCCCCTAAGGGCGGGGCACGTTGCGCAGGTTGGACCGGGCCATCTGGACCATCCGGCCCACGCCGCCGTCCAGCACGATCTTGCTGGCGGACAGCGCGAAGCCGGTCACCATGTCCGCGCTGATCTTCGGCGGGATGGAGAGCGCGTTCGGGTCGGTCACGATGTCGACGAGCGCCGGCCCCTTGTGCTTGAAGGCGTCCCTGAGGGCGCTCTCCAGCTGCTTGGGCTTCTCGACGCGGACGCCGTACGCCCCCGAGGCCCGCGCGACCGCCGCGAAGTCCGGGTTCTTGTTGGTCGTGCCGAACGACGGCAGTCCCGCGACCAGCATCTCCAGCTCGACCATGCCCAGCGAGGAGTTGTTGAACAGCACGACCTTCACCGGCAGGTCGTACTGGACCAGGGTCAGGAAGTCCCCCATCAGCATGGTGAATCCGCCGTCCCCGGACATCGAGACGACCTGCCGGTTCCGGTCGGTGAACTGCGCACCGATGGCCTGCGGCAGCGCGTTGGCCATCGAGCCGTGGCTGAACGAACCGATCACCCGGCGCTTGCCGTTCGGCGTCAGATAGCGAGCAGCCCAGACGTTGCACATGCCCGTGTCGACGGTGAACACCGCGTCTTCGTCAGCGAGTTCGTCCAGGACCGAGGCCACGTACTCCGGGTGGATCGGGACGTGCTTGTCGACCTTGCGGGTGTACGCGCTGATCACACCCTCCAGCGCGTCCGCGTGCTTCTTGAGCATCCGGTCGAGGAACTTTCGGTCGCTCTTGGCCTTCACCCGCGGGGTCAGACAGCGCAGCGTCTCGCGGACATCGCCCCAGACCGCCAGGTCGAGCTTGGAGCGGCGGCCCAGGTGCTCGGGGCGCACATCGACCTGGACGATCTTCACATCGGTGGGGAGGAAGGCGTTGTACGGGAAGTCCGTGCCGAGCAGGATCAGCAGATCGCACTCGTTCGTGGCCTCGTACGCGGCGCCGTAGCCGAGCAGCCCGCTCATGCCGACGTCGTACGGGTTGTCGTACTGGATCCACTCCTTGCCGCGCAGGGCGTGGCCCACCGGGGCCTTCACCCGTTCGGCGAACTCCATCACCTCGGCATGCGCGCCCGCCGTGCCGCTGCCGCAGAACAGCGTCACCCGTTTGGCCTCGTCGACCATCCGGCAGAGCTTCTCGATCTCCGCGTCGCCCGGCCGCACAGTGGGCCGCGACGTCACCAGGGCATGCTCGACGGACTTCTCCGGCGCGGGCTGCGAGGCCACGTCGCCCGGCATCGACACGACGGCGACGCCGCCCCGGCCGATCGCGTGCTGGATGGCCGTCTGGAGCAGCCGCGGCATCTGCTGCGGGTTGGAGATCATCTCGTTGTAGTGGCTGCACTCCTGGAAGAGCAGCTCGGGATGGGTCTCCTGGAAGTACCCGAGGCCGATCTCGCTCGACGGGATGTGCGAGGCGAGCGCGAGGACGGGGGCCATGGAGCGATGGGCGTCGTAGAGGCCGTTGATGAGGTGGAGGTTGCCGGGGCCGCACGACCCGGCGCAGGCCGCCAGCTCGCCGGTGACCTGCGCCTCGGCGCCGGCGGCGAACGCGGCCGTCTCCTCGTGCCTGACCTGGATCCAGTCGATGTCCGGGTTGCGGCGGATCGCGTCGACGACCGGGTTGAGGCTGTCGCCGACCACCCCGTACAGGCGTTTGACGCCCGCCCGGGCGAGGATGTCGACGAACTGCTCCGACACGTTCTGCTTGGCCATGGGTGCGCACTCCCTCTGCCTGTGCTCCTGGCACGTCCGGCTGTCCTGATACCGGGGCGCCAAACCCCGGCGGGACGGGTTATCCGGAGTCCATCAACCCATGACGCGCACGGTTACGCCTCCCAGACGCCGACCGCCGTCCGGTCGTCGGCATAGCCCGCCACCCTGAGCTGGGTGTCTGCGAGGAACGCGCCGAGGCCCGGTGCCTCGGCGGGTGCCCAGCGTTCGGCGAGCTCCTCCGCCAGGGCCGGCTCGCCGCGCAGCGGCTCGGCGAGGCCAGGGCTGCAGAGCAGCAGGGTGTCGCCCGGCCGGGCGACCGACGCACGGAAGCGGAACGGCTCGGCGGGCGGCGGGACCGGGTCCTCCACGTACGGCGACGGGGCGGTGGTGATCCCCAGGTCCATGGTCAGCCGTTCGCCGTCCGGCCCGCTCTCGGGCGCGGCGGAACCAAAGCCGACGACGGCCTCCCCGGTGAGCGTGCCGGTCTGCGGCACGATCGGTTCGAGGTCCTGCCAGCTGCCGTCCCGGAGCCGGAAGAGCCCGCCGCCACCCACACCGAAGAAGACCCGGGTGCGGCATTCGGGATCGGCGGACAGCAGGAGGCAGCGCAGACCCGCCGTGTACTCGTGCGGTTCCCGGCCGAGTTCGGCGGCGCGGGCACGCAGCTTGCCGTAGCTGCGGTCGGTGAGCCGCTGCAGCCCGGATTTGAGGTCGCCCCGGCGACCCGCTCTTATGTCGTCGGACAGGCGGGCGTGGCTGCGCCCGACGGCTTCGCCGATCCAGCGGCAGGCGTCGGCCGCGGCCGGATGCGCGTGCTCGGACGACCGGTCGCCGCCCGCGACGGCGACCAGGACGAGCGCACCCTCCGCGGCGCCGAACCGTGCGGTGAGCAGCGCGTCGCGCCGGAGTTCGCCCCGGAAGCGGGCGGAGTCGCCCCGTACGGAGGCGGCCCGCAGGGTGTACGTGCCGTACCGGGCGCCGTCGAGCACCGTGTCGGCGACGAGGCCGTCCAGTTCGCGCGGGTCGCTCGCGGGCAGCGCGGTGGGCTCGGCGTCGTACGTGGGCGGCCTCGGGCCCACGTGGACGACCGGGGGCCGCGGCGCCGGCGTCCCGGGGACGGGGGCGGCCGGTTCCGGGACGGGGGCGCGGTCGGCCGAGGGGTCGTCCTCGGGCCGCTCGACGACGGGGCGCCTGGGCAGCGGTGGCACCTCGCCGTCCGGCACGACGGGCGGGCCGGACACGACGGGCGGCGCCTCGGCCTCCTGCCCGGTGGGGTAGCCCTGCACTATGCGGGGATCGGCGGGGGGCGGAGGAGGCGGAGGCGGAGGCGGCGGAGGCGGAGGCGGCGGAGGCGGAGGCGGCGGAGGCGGCGGAGGCGGGGCCGCGAAGGTGCGGGGGCGTGGTGGGCCGGCCGGTGGCTCCCACGGGGCGCGGATGGTCGGCTCGGGCGGCGGCGGGGCCGGCGAGTCGTCCGCCATTCGGGTGACGGCGGACGTCGCCGCCCTCGGTTCGGGCACCGCGGCCGCGGCCTCGTACACCTCATCGCCGTCGGGCCCCACCGCATCCGATGCCGAGTCGAAGCGGTCGTCGAGACTGTCGGCAGCCTGGCTCGCCCCGGTGTCCGGGGCGGATTCGTCGTACAGCCTGCGCCACCAGTCGTCCTCGTGGGCGGCGGGCCTCTCCCCCTGCTGACTCATGCCCTTATTGTCCACCGCGGAGGCCGCGCGAAAACGGGACATCCGGAAATACTGGCCGAAGGGCACCACACGAAAGGTCCGCCGGGCGGCCCCACCCCCCCACGGGAAGGACGCCCGGCGGACCGGTTCGAGTGACGCGACGTCAGCGCACGGCGTAGGCGTCGGTCACGGTCTGGATGACGGAATTGCCGTTGGCGTCCTTCAGTTCGGTCCTCAGGGTGACCGGCTTGCCGGCCGCGTCCGCGTGGTTCACGGTCGCGGTCCACCGTCCGCCCTGCTGTGCGGTGATGGCCTCGGTCCAGGTCTCGCCACCGTCGTACGAGTACGAGACCTTGGCCGCGGTCAGCTTGCCGGGCGTGTAGCCGGCGTGGCCCGTGACGCTCAGGCCGATGGTCTGACCGTCCTTCGCCGCCAGGGTCTTCATGCCGTCCGAGGGCAGGTCGTAGCCCGGGAAGAGCAGCGGGATTCCCTGGGAGTAGACGTTCTCGTCCCGGTGCGAGCGGAACTTCCAGGTGGTCTGCGTCATCGTCGACCGCTTCCACACGGCGGCGGGCTGACCCGACTTCATGGTCATCATGCTGAGTTCGTACGCGGCGTCCTCGGCCGGGACGGTGAACACCCCGGACGGCCAGCCGGATTCACCGAGCACCGTGCCGCCGCTGGTGAGCCGCATGTTGCCCATGTCGCCGAAGGAGCCCTGGAGACCGCCGTGTTCGCTGTCGCTCCAGAAGCCCGGGGCGACGCCGATCAGATTGTCCTGGCGTTCGGCGGCGAGCATCTCCCCGCCCTGGTCGTCGCGGGGCGCGGACGGGACGATGACGCCCCGGTACCAGTTCGCCGAGCGCTTCGAACCGGCCTTGTGCGTACGGAACTTGTCCATCATGAACTCGCCCCACGGGAAGCTTGAGGAGAGTCCCTGCTGCCAGCTGCTGTCGCCGGCCGAGTAGTACTCGGTGCGCTTTCCGGGTGCGGGCAGGCTGTCGAACGCGCCGACGCCGTACCTGGCGCCGTAGGGGCTGGCGACGAGCAGGGTATCGACGAAGTCGGTCTTCACGCCCATCGATTCGTAGGTGGACTCGACCGTGCTGAGCGCCCTGTCCTTGACCTTGTACGTGCGGTCCGAGGTGACGGTGCCCGTCTCGGGGAAGGCCAGGTTGTAGACGAACGGGCTGGACGCGGTGGCCTTCCAGCTCAGCTTCACCGGTCCGGCGGCCAGCGCGGCGGCCAGGTCGGCCGCCTCGTCCGCCTGGATTCCGAGCGAGGGCAGGGGCGCCGCACCGTATCCGACGGACGGCTTCCACGGGCCGGCGGACGGGCGGTGCGCGATGACCGCCACGGCGCCGGCAGCCTTGGCGTCGCGCGCCTGGACGGCCATGGGAGCACCGTCCTCGACACGGACCAGGGCGATCTTCCCCGAGACGCCGGCGGCCTTCAGCTCGTCGGGCGTGCCGGTGCCCGCGTCGACGAGTGCGGCCTGCCCCGTGCCGTCGAGGTTGACGGAGCCGTAGGAGGCGGGGGTGGGGTGCAGGGTGGCGCCTCCGACGACCGCGAGCTTCTCGATCTGCGGGGCGTACGCCCGCCAGAAGCTGTCGAACTCGAAGTCACCGTCCTGGGCCTTGCCCTGGATGTCGACCAGATAGTCCTTGACGACGCTGCTGCCGGCGATGGACCCGGAGTGCAGCCAGACATCGTCCCAGCTGCGGCCGAAGGCCAGGGTCCCGCTGCGGGTCTCGGTGACCCGGTCCTCGGTCTTCAGCTTGATCCGGTGCGCCTTGCGGGCGTCCAGCACCAGGACGGTGTCCTTGGTGACGTTCAGCTGCGGCCGGGCCAGGTAGCCGACCGACTTGGCGAGAGTGCCGGTGGCGTCCTCGGGGTCGGCCGAGACGATGAAGCTGGAGACGAAGTAGGCGCCGGGGCGCACCTCGTACACCTGGTCGGTGGAGCCGTCGTTGAAGCGGCGTTCGCCGGTGGCGGTGTCGGTTCCGATGACGTCGAGCGAGGACGAGCCGGTGGCGGGCTTGCCGTTGCGGTCGATCAGCTTGACGCGCAGGGTGATGGTCTCGGCGCCCACGTACAGCGAGAACGGGGTGGAGACCTTGACGCCGCCGGTGGCGGTGGCCAGGACCCTGCCGGTGACGTCGCCGTACTGGCTGTCCTGGAGCTTCGCGGTCGGGTCGAGCTTCAGCGGGACCTCGACACTGGCTCCGGCGGGCACGGTGACGCTCTTCGCGCCGAGTGCGGCGACGGAGGAACGGACGGCCGAGCCGTCGTTGCCCGTGACGCTCTGGAGGGCGAGCGACAGCTTCACCGGCTTGTCGCCCGTGTTGGTGTACGGGATCTGCACGGTGGTGCGGTCCGTCTTGTCCTGCGGCCAGTTGAAGGTGCCGCCCTGCACGGCGGGTGCGCCGGTCAGCGTGGTGTCGATGGCGGCCTTGACGTCCAGCCGGCCGCCGCCGGTCTCGCGTACGTCACCGGGGATGTCGCTCTTCGCGGACGACA
This genomic interval from Streptomyces sp. NBC_00464 contains the following:
- a CDS encoding pyruvate dehydrogenase, translated to MAKQNVSEQFVDILARAGVKRLYGVVGDSLNPVVDAIRRNPDIDWIQVRHEETAAFAAGAEAQVTGELAACAGSCGPGNLHLINGLYDAHRSMAPVLALASHIPSSEIGLGYFQETHPELLFQECSHYNEMISNPQQMPRLLQTAIQHAIGRGGVAVVSMPGDVASQPAPEKSVEHALVTSRPTVRPGDAEIEKLCRMVDEAKRVTLFCGSGTAGAHAEVMEFAERVKAPVGHALRGKEWIQYDNPYDVGMSGLLGYGAAYEATNECDLLILLGTDFPYNAFLPTDVKIVQVDVRPEHLGRRSKLDLAVWGDVRETLRCLTPRVKAKSDRKFLDRMLKKHADALEGVISAYTRKVDKHVPIHPEYVASVLDELADEDAVFTVDTGMCNVWAARYLTPNGKRRVIGSFSHGSMANALPQAIGAQFTDRNRQVVSMSGDGGFTMLMGDFLTLVQYDLPVKVVLFNNSSLGMVELEMLVAGLPSFGTTNKNPDFAAVARASGAYGVRVEKPKQLESALRDAFKHKGPALVDIVTDPNALSIPPKISADMVTGFALSASKIVLDGGVGRMVQMARSNLRNVPRP
- a CDS encoding S8 family peptidase, encoding MRPISRTALGAATAVVLAVTVIAPSVAAPQDDATVNRPLTGSAAAAAKGSRPVTVTLVTGDKMLVSTDSSGNASATALPREDGTVPLVQTRRSGKDLYVYPDTAVKALAEGTVDEELFNVTGLIRQGYDDAHADSVPLIATYSNDTARSAPVTPRGAERGLALPAIDGVALKADKKQTAGFWSDVTGTGRSRSAAGLKKLWLDRKVEASLDRSTKQIGADLAWAAGYDGKGTKVAVLDTGADAEHPDLKGRITESKNFTDSDTTDDRQGHGTHTLSTVGGSGAAGGGKKKGVAPGADLLVGKVLNDSGSGDSSWIIAGMQWAVDQKADVVSMSLGSQTPTDCTDPMSMAAEELGKSKDTLFVIAAGNSGPTLNTVSSPGCAPSVLTVGAVDRDDSTAQFSSRGPAIVSHTLKPEITAPGVDISAAAAGGRGIYAYQSMSGTSMATPHVAGAAAIVKERHPDWTAQQVKAALVSSAKSDIPGDVRETGGGRLDVKAAIDTTLTGAPAVQGGTFNWPQDKTDRTTVQIPYTNTGDKPVKLSLALQSVTGNDGSAVRSSVAALGAKSVTVPAGASVEVPLKLDPTAKLQDSQYGDVTGRVLATATGGVKVSTPFSLYVGAETITLRVKLIDRNGKPATGSSSLDVIGTDTATGERRFNDGSTDQVYEVRPGAYFVSSFIVSADPEDATGTLAKSVGYLARPQLNVTKDTVLVLDARKAHRIKLKTEDRVTETRSGTLAFGRSWDDVWLHSGSIAGSSVVKDYLVDIQGKAQDGDFEFDSFWRAYAPQIEKLAVVGGATLHPTPASYGSVNLDGTGQAALVDAGTGTPDELKAAGVSGKIALVRVEDGAPMAVQARDAKAAGAVAVIAHRPSAGPWKPSVGYGAAPLPSLGIQADEAADLAAALAAGPVKLSWKATASSPFVYNLAFPETGTVTSDRTYKVKDRALSTVESTYESMGVKTDFVDTLLVASPYGARYGVGAFDSLPAPGKRTEYYSAGDSSWQQGLSSSFPWGEFMMDKFRTHKAGSKRSANWYRGVIVPSAPRDDQGGEMLAAERQDNLIGVAPGFWSDSEHGGLQGSFGDMGNMRLTSGGTVLGESGWPSGVFTVPAEDAAYELSMMTMKSGQPAAVWKRSTMTQTTWKFRSHRDENVYSQGIPLLFPGYDLPSDGMKTLAAKDGQTIGLSVTGHAGYTPGKLTAAKVSYSYDGGETWTEAITAQQGGRWTATVNHADAAGKPVTLRTELKDANGNSVIQTVTDAYAVR
- a CDS encoding protein phosphatase 2C domain-containing protein → MSQQGERPAAHEDDWWRRLYDESAPDTGASQAADSLDDRFDSASDAVGPDGDEVYEAAAAVPEPRAATSAVTRMADDSPAPPPPEPTIRAPWEPPAGPPRPRTFAAPPPPPPPPPPPPPPPPPPPPPPPPPPADPRIVQGYPTGQEAEAPPVVSGPPVVPDGEVPPLPRRPVVERPEDDPSADRAPVPEPAAPVPGTPAPRPPVVHVGPRPPTYDAEPTALPASDPRELDGLVADTVLDGARYGTYTLRAASVRGDSARFRGELRRDALLTARFGAAEGALVLVAVAGGDRSSEHAHPAAADACRWIGEAVGRSHARLSDDIRAGRRGDLKSGLQRLTDRSYGKLRARAAELGREPHEYTAGLRCLLLSADPECRTRVFFGVGGGGLFRLRDGSWQDLEPIVPQTGTLTGEAVVGFGSAAPESGPDGERLTMDLGITTAPSPYVEDPVPPPAEPFRFRASVARPGDTLLLCSPGLAEPLRGEPALAEELAERWAPAEAPGLGAFLADTQLRVAGYADDRTAVGVWEA